The segment ACCGGACCGAGGTGCCGGATGCGCGCGTCCGGCAGGCGCGACACCGGTCCGGCGAGCGAGATCGCGCCCAGCGCCTCCGCGTGCTCGTCGTAGATCGGCGAGGCGACGCAGCGGGTGCCGATCAGGTGCTCCTCGTCGTCGAACGAGAACCCGCGCTGCCGGATCACCCGCAGGCTCGCCCACATCGTCTCGGGCACGGTGATGGTGTTCTCGGTGATGCGCTGCAGGCCCTTGACCTTGAGGATCGCCTCGATCTGCTCGTCGGGGAGCGCGGCGAAGATCGCCTTGCCGACGCCGGACGCGTGCAGAGGCACGCGGCTGCCGAGCCGCACGATCGTGCGCATCGTCTCGCGGCACTGCACCTGGTCGATGAACACGGCCTCGGTGCCGTCGAGGATCGCGAGGTTCGCGGTCTCGCCGGATTGCTCCATCAGCCTCCGCATGTACGGATGGCTCTGCGCCACCCAGTCGCGCGACGCGAGGAAGCTCGAGCCCACGGTGAACGCGTGCAGCCCCACGTACCACAGCCCGAGGTCGCCCGCCTGGTAGACGTAGCCGCCGCGCTCGAGCGTCGACAGCAGCCGATGCGTCGTGGACGGCGGCAGCGTGACGCGATGCGCGATGTCGGTCAGCGTGAGCCCGCCTTCGGCGCGGGCGAGGCACTCGAGAATCGAAAGCCCGCGGGTGAGGCTCTGGACCTGGGCCGCGCCGGTCGACGTCTCCGACGGCGTTCGTCCGCGGCGGGCGGGCGGCGAGGGGCGGTGCTGGATCATCGGCGCGTCCTGACCGCATTCTACCCGCGCGCGCCGCGCCCGCCGGGCAGCGCGCGCATTCGACGGCGGGGAACCGTCACGGGCGGTCGCAACTCGCGTAGAGTAACGCGCTCGCCCCGTCCGCCTGGAGGCCGAGGATGTTCATGAATCGTGCCGCGCCGATCACGCTGGCGATCGCGCTCGCCTGGAGCGCGACGGCGAACGCCCAGGAGGCGTGCCGGCCGCTGACGCTCGCGGCGCCAGCCGTGAAGCTGGACGAGATCTACCGGATGGCGGAAGGGCGCGCGAAGGCTTGGAAGGCCGACGTCGTTCCCGCGCGCATCACGAACACCATCCTCGGGCCGCTCGAGGCCGACGGTTCGTCGGAGGCCTGGACGGTCACGTTCTTCTCGCCGTCGGCCAACGCCAACGTGTCGATCAACACCTTTCGCGGAGGCCTCAACTGCTGGGCGCAGCCCGGATCGGCCGGGAGGCTTCCCGACCTGAAGGCGGGATTCGTGCTCGACGGCGCGAAGCTCTTCGCGATCGCGCAGGAGCACGGCGCGAAGCCGCTCGCCGACGGCTTCTTCGTGCAGATCGGCACCGCAGCCGCGCCGTCCACGCGTCACGCCACCTGGAACGTCCAGTTCACCAAGGCGGACGGGAGAACCTCGCCGCCGCTCGTCATCGTCGACGCGAACACCGGGAAGGTCGAGAAGGTCCTGAAATGACCGGCCGCATGGCTCGAGCCGTCGGACATCCGGCACGCTGACGGACCGGCGGACGCGCGAAGCTCAGGCCTTGCCCGCCTGACCGAGCCGCGGCGTCACCGCGAACGCCACGCCCGCGATGTCCACGACGTAGCGCGCCGCGGCGATCGCCTCGTCGGTGAGCGGGACCTCGGAGCGCGCGTAGGCCAGCGCGACGGCGCGACCGAATTTGCGGCTGTAGCCGGCGCTCGTCAGCTCGCCGACGTTGCGTCCGTCCATCAACAGCGGCTCCCCGCCCCACGGAAAGGCCGCGGGATCGTCGAACGTGAACTGGACCAGCCGCTTGCGCACGCCCGTCTCGCGCTGCCGCACGAGCGCGTCGCGTCCGAGGAACGGCGTGGCCTTGTCGAGTTTCACGGCGAAGTCCAGACCGGCTTCCCACGGCGTCTCGTCCGGCGAGAGTTCGGCGCCCCAGGCGCGGCGTCCGGCTTCGATCCGCAGCGCGTCGATCGTGTAGTACCCGGCGTCCTTCAGTCCGAACCGCCCTCCGGCGTCGATGAGCGTGTCGTACAGGGTCAGCGCCTGCTCGACCGGCACGTAGAGCTCGTAGCCCGGCCCGCCGACGTAGCTCATGCGCGCGGCGCGGACCCGCGCGTACCCCACGTCGACCGTGCGGACCTGCGAGAAGGGCAGGGTGTCCCTGCCGAGGGCATCCGGAGAGAGCGAGGCGAGCAGCGCCTGGGACTTCGGTCCCATCACCGAGATCACCGACCACGCGCCGGTGACGTCGACGAGCGACGCGTGCTCGTCCGGCTCGATGTGGCGCTCGATCCACGAGAAGTCGCGCGTCGCCTGCGCGGAGCCGGTGAGGAGGAAGAACTCGCGCTCGGAGACGCGCAGCACCGTGAGGTCGCTTTCGAATCCGCCCCGCGCGTTCAGCATCGCGGTGTACACCATGCGGCCGGGCGGGACGTCGATCTCGTTCGCGCACAGGCGCTGGAGCACCGCGAGCGCGTCGCGCCCCTTCAGCACGAACTTGGCGAACGAGGTCTGGTCGAACACCACCACGTCCTCGCGGCAGGCCCGCTGCTCCTCGAGCACCCACGGCAGCCACTCCGGGGTGTCGAGCGTGGGCGGAGGCTCGCTCGCGCCCGGCGGCAGGAAGTAGTTGGCGCGCTCCCAGCCGAGCTTGCTGCCGAACGCGGCGCCCTTCGCCGCCAGGCGATCGTACAGCGGCGAGCGGCGCAGCGGCCGCACGGTCCGCAGTTCCTCGCGCGGCCAGCGCATCGCGTAGTGCAGGCCCAGCGACTCGACGGTGCGATCGGCGAGGTGCCGGCGGTTCGCGTGGAACGGCGCGAAGCGGCGGATGTCGACGTCCCACAGGTCGAGCGGCGCCTCGCCGTCGACGATCCATTGGGCAACGAGCTTTCCCGCGCCGCCGGAGTTGGCGATGCCCGCGGAATTGAACCCCGCGCACACGAAGTAGCCGGCGAGCGACGGCGCTTCACCGAGGATGAAGTTGCCGTCGCCGGTGAAACTCTCCGGCCCGTTCAGCAGGAGCTTCACCTGTGCCGTCTCGAGGCAGGGGGTGCGGTGGATCGCGTTCGTCATCAGGACCTCGAAGTGGTCCCAGTCCTCGGGCAGCAGCCGAAACTCGAAGCCCTCGGGGATCGGGTCGACCGTCCAGGGCTTGGCGACCGGTTCGAATCCGCCCATCACGAGGCCGCCGACTTCCTCCTTGTAGTAGATGTAGCCGTCCGGGTCGCGCATGACCGGCAGGTCCGGCGTGACGCCTGGCACCGGTTCGGTGACGATGTAGAAGTGCTCCGCGGCGTACAGCGGCACCTCGACGCCGGCCATCGCTCCGAACGCTCGCGCCCACTGGCCGGCGCAGTTGACGATCACTTCGCAGTCGATCGACGCCGTTGCTCCGTCGCAGGACACGTCGATACCCTTGACGCGGCCGCGTTCCGTCCTGACGCCGGTCACGCGCGCGCCCTCGACGATGCGGGCGCCGCCCATGCGTGCCCCGCGCGCGAGCGACTGCGTGAGGTCGGTGGGGTTCGCCTTGCCGTCGCCGGGAATCCACACCGCGCCGGCGAGGTCGTCGGTGCGCAGGATCGGCGCGATCCGGCCGGCTTCGGCAGGGGAGATGAATTCGAAGGCGATGCCGAAGCTCCTGGCGCGCGCCATCTGCCTGCGGAAGAGTTTCAGGCGCTCCGGCGTCCGCGCGACGTTGAGCGAACCGCAGGGCTTCCAGCCGGTGGCGAGTCCGGTCTCCTGCTCCAGCGTCGAGTAGAGCTCGATGCCGTAGCGGCTCATGCGCGTCGCGTTGCGCGTCGCGCGGTACTGGCCGACGAGCCCCGCGGCGTGCCAGGTGGTGCCGCAGGTGAGCTTGCCCTGTTCGAGCAGCACGACGTCCCCCCAACCGAGTTTGGTCAGGTGGTAGGCGGTAGAACATCCGGCGATGCCGCCGCCGACGACCACGACGCGCGCATGCGAGGGGAGAGAAGGAGTCACGGGTTCCTCGTCGTCACAGCCGCAGCGCGGCCACGCCGGCGACCACCGCCGCCGCGCCGGCCATGCGTTTCCAGCCGAATCCTTCCTTGAGCACGATCGCGCCGATGGCCGCGGCGAAGAGCACCGACACTTCGCGCAGTGCCGCCACGACGGCCACCGGCGCGCGCGTCATCGCCCACAGCGCGATGCCGTAGGAGGCGAGGCTCGCGGCGCCGCCGGCGATGCCGCGGCGCCAGCGCGGCGTGAGGTAGGCGAGCGCCGCACGGCCGCGGGTGGCCGCGATCCAGCCGAGATAGGGGAACCCCTCGAGGAAGCAGAGCCAGACCACGTATCCGGCCGCGCTGCCCGAGGCCCGCGCACCGGCGCCGTCGACCAGCGTGTACATCGCGATGATGACCGCATTCGCCAGCGCCCAGCCGGCGGACGCGGCAGTATGGCGGCCGCCCGCGTACCACGCGATGACCAGGATGCCGAGCGAGATCAGCACGATGCCGGTGAGCGTCGAAGAGCTCGGATGCTCGCCCAGGAACAGGATACCGAGCAGCGTGACGACGAGCGGCGCGACGCCGCGCATCAGCGGATAGGCGAACGACAGGTCGCCGCGCCGATACGCGCCGGCGAGGGTCACGTAGTAGCCGAAATGGACGATCGCCGAGGCGGCCATGTACGGCCATGCGGCCCCGGCGGGCGCAGGCACGAACGGCAGGCACGCCGCAGCGACGACGCAGGTGCCCGCCACGATCAGCGCCATGTCGAGCTGCGGATCGCCGCCGGAGGCCTTGAGCATCGCGTTCCACAGCGCGTGCAGGAAGCCCGCGCCGAGCACGGCGAGGGTGACCGGCAGCGTGATGTCCGCCGGCGTCATCGCTCGGAGATCACGCCGTCGTGGGCTTGTTCTTGTTGTTCCAGCGCCGCCCGCGGCCGCCCGGCGCAGAGTCCGGTTCGGCGGTCTTGAGCCGCGTGTGCGCGAGCACGCCGGCCTGCTCGAGGATCGGGTAGGCGATCGAGCACACGTGCGAGTTGATGCGCTTCATGTCCGAGATGAGGTCGAGGTGGAGCGAGGAGGTCTCGATGCTCTCGACCGTGTTGCCGGCGAGGCGGCCGAGGTGCGAGTCGGCGTAGGCGCGCTCGAGGTCGCGGAACAGCACCTTCTGGGCGAGCAGTTCCTGCGCGCTCTTGAGGTCGCCGTTCAGGAACACGCTCATGCCGAGGCGCAGGTTGGAGACGAGCCGGGCATGGAGGTCGCAGATCTCGGCCATGCCGGCTTCGGAGAAGCTGCGGCCTTTCTCGATCTTCTTCTCCTCGACGTCGGACAGGATGCGTTCGATGATGTCGCCGACCTGCTCGAGGTTGATCGTCAGCGAGACGATGTCGGCCCAGCGGCGACCCTCCTTCTCCTCGAGCGCCTCGCGGGAGATCTGGGTCAGGTACAGCTTGATCGCGGTATAGAGCGAGTCCACGACGTCGTCCATGTCGCGCAGGCGGCGGGCGAGCGCGCTGTCGTTGGTCTTCAGCACGGTCAGCGTCCCGGTCAGCATCTGCTCGACGACATCGCCGATGCGGATCGCCTCTCGGGCCGCGTTGCTGATCGCGAGCGTCGGCGTCTCCAGCGCCGACGGGTCGAGGAACCGCGGTTTCGAGGGGTCGTCCTCGATCGGCTTCGCCGGCAGCAGGCGCTCGGCGACGTGCGCGATCTTCTCGGTCCAGAAGATGAACGCGAGCGCGATGCCCAGGTTGAACACGACGTGGAAGGCCACGACCTCCTGGCTGGGGTTGAGGGCCATCCTCTCGACCAACCGCTGGATCGAATCCACCAGCGGAATCGCGATCGCGCAACCGATCAGCTTGAACAGGAAGTTGCCGAGCGTGACGCGGCGCGCCTCCGGAGGGGAACTCAGCGTCGAGAGCATGCCGAGCGCGCCGCTGCCGAGGTTGGCGCCGAGCACGAGGCCGAGCGCGACCGCGGGGCTTATGACCCCGAGGTGCGCGAGCGTCGCGACGAGCAGCACGACCGCGAGGCTTGAATAGCACAGGATGGTCACCAGCGCGGCGACGAGCACGTCGAGGAGGACGTCGCCGGTGAGCGAGGCGAACAGCACCTTGACGCCGGCGGCGTCGACGATCGGCTGCGCGGCCACGCGGATCCACTGCAGCGCGAAGAGGATCAAGCCGAGTCCGATCAGGACGCGGCCGAAGCGGCCGGCGTTGGTCGACTGCCGCGCGAGGAACAGGACCACGCCGGAGAAGATGAGGAGCGGTGCGAGCCACGAGAGGTCGAACGACAGGACCGCGGTCACGATCGACGTGCCGACGTCGGCGCCGAGCATCACCGCGAGGGCGCTCGTCGTCGTCACGAGGCCCTGGCCGGCGAAGGCGGCGACGATCAGCGCGGTGGCGGTCGAGCTCTGGATCAGCCCGGTGACGCCGACGCCGGCCGCGAAGGCCGCGATGCGGTTCCGCGCGACGCTCTTGCGCAGGATGCGCCGCAGGTCCCCGCCGTACAGCCGCAGGATGCCGGTGCGCACGATGTGCGTGCCCCAGACGAGCAGCGCGACGCCGGCGAGGAGATTGAGGAGTGTCTGCATGGTGCCGGTCAGGCCGTTGCGGCCGACTCGACCTCGCCGATCACGGTTTCGAGGATGTCGAGCGCGCGATCGAGATCGCCTTCTCCGATCACGAGCGGCGGCGAGAGCGTGACGACGTTGCCCTGTCCGATCTTGAACGACAGGCCACGCGCGAGGCAGCCGTACATCACGCGCTCGGCCTCGTCGCGCGCGGGCGAACCGTCGGGCCGGACGAGTTCGACGCCCAGCAGCAGGCCGACGCCGCGCACCTCGCCCACGAGGCGATGGCGGGACTCGAGCGCGCGCAGGCGTTCCATCGCGCGGGCGCCGAGGCTCCGGGCGCGCTCGAGCAGCCGTTCGTCCTCGATCACGTCGAGCGTCGCGAGCGCCGCGGCGCATCCGACCGAACTCTTCTCGTGCGTGTAGTGGCCGAGCGCACGGTCGCCGGCGAGGTCGAGGTCGCGGCGCGCGATCAACGCCGCCATCGGGAACACCGCGCCGCCCAGGCCCTTGCCGAGCACGACCATGTCGGGAACGATGCCGTAGCGCTCGAACGCGAACATCGTCCCGGTGCGTCCGAGCCCGATCGGCACTTCGTCGAGGATCAGAAGGGCCCCGTGGCGGTCGCAGGCCGCGCGCAGGCGGCGGTAGTAGGACTCGGGCGGGATCTGCACGTCGGTGCAACGCACGGTTTCGACCACGACCGCGGCGACGTCCTGTTCCCTGCCCAGCACGTAGTCGACGTAGTCGGCGCAACTGGCATCGCAAATCCCGCCGCAGCGGAAGCGGCAGGCGTGCGGGTCGCAGGGCGGGACGTGCTCCGCGCCGGGCATGAGCGGGCCCATGTCGCGGCGGAAGAT is part of the Burkholderiales bacterium genome and harbors:
- a CDS encoding Na/Pi cotransporter family protein; protein product: MQTLLNLLAGVALLVWGTHIVRTGILRLYGGDLRRILRKSVARNRIAAFAAGVGVTGLIQSSTATALIVAAFAGQGLVTTTSALAVMLGADVGTSIVTAVLSFDLSWLAPLLIFSGVVLFLARQSTNAGRFGRVLIGLGLILFALQWIRVAAQPIVDAAGVKVLFASLTGDVLLDVLVAALVTILCYSSLAVVLLVATLAHLGVISPAVALGLVLGANLGSGALGMLSTLSSPPEARRVTLGNFLFKLIGCAIAIPLVDSIQRLVERMALNPSQEVVAFHVVFNLGIALAFIFWTEKIAHVAERLLPAKPIEDDPSKPRFLDPSALETPTLAISNAAREAIRIGDVVEQMLTGTLTVLKTNDSALARRLRDMDDVVDSLYTAIKLYLTQISREALEEKEGRRWADIVSLTINLEQVGDIIERILSDVEEKKIEKGRSFSEAGMAEICDLHARLVSNLRLGMSVFLNGDLKSAQELLAQKVLFRDLERAYADSHLGRLAGNTVESIETSSLHLDLISDMKRINSHVCSIAYPILEQAGVLAHTRLKTAEPDSAPGGRGRRWNNKNKPTTA
- a CDS encoding FAD-dependent oxidoreductase, whose product is MTPSLPSHARVVVVGGGIAGCSTAYHLTKLGWGDVVLLEQGKLTCGTTWHAAGLVGQYRATRNATRMSRYGIELYSTLEQETGLATGWKPCGSLNVARTPERLKLFRRQMARARSFGIAFEFISPAEAGRIAPILRTDDLAGAVWIPGDGKANPTDLTQSLARGARMGGARIVEGARVTGVRTERGRVKGIDVSCDGATASIDCEVIVNCAGQWARAFGAMAGVEVPLYAAEHFYIVTEPVPGVTPDLPVMRDPDGYIYYKEEVGGLVMGGFEPVAKPWTVDPIPEGFEFRLLPEDWDHFEVLMTNAIHRTPCLETAQVKLLLNGPESFTGDGNFILGEAPSLAGYFVCAGFNSAGIANSGGAGKLVAQWIVDGEAPLDLWDVDIRRFAPFHANRRHLADRTVESLGLHYAMRWPREELRTVRPLRRSPLYDRLAAKGAAFGSKLGWERANYFLPPGASEPPPTLDTPEWLPWVLEEQRACREDVVVFDQTSFAKFVLKGRDALAVLQRLCANEIDVPPGRMVYTAMLNARGGFESDLTVLRVSEREFFLLTGSAQATRDFSWIERHIEPDEHASLVDVTGAWSVISVMGPKSQALLASLSPDALGRDTLPFSQVRTVDVGYARVRAARMSYVGGPGYELYVPVEQALTLYDTLIDAGGRFGLKDAGYYTIDALRIEAGRRAWGAELSPDETPWEAGLDFAVKLDKATPFLGRDALVRQRETGVRKRLVQFTFDDPAAFPWGGEPLLMDGRNVGELTSAGYSRKFGRAVALAYARSEVPLTDEAIAAARYVVDIAGVAFAVTPRLGQAGKA
- a CDS encoding EamA family transporter is translated as MTPADITLPVTLAVLGAGFLHALWNAMLKASGGDPQLDMALIVAGTCVVAAACLPFVPAPAGAAWPYMAASAIVHFGYYVTLAGAYRRGDLSFAYPLMRGVAPLVVTLLGILFLGEHPSSSTLTGIVLISLGILVIAWYAGGRHTAASAGWALANAVIIAMYTLVDGAGARASGSAAGYVVWLCFLEGFPYLGWIAATRGRAALAYLTPRWRRGIAGGAASLASYGIALWAMTRAPVAVVAALREVSVLFAAAIGAIVLKEGFGWKRMAGAAAVVAGVAALRL
- a CDS encoding aspartate aminotransferase family protein, with the protein product MVDRSVAADHPAADGTRTVPRQATRVPDTSEGDVNLSPLRQAWERDHVRGATRALLDRDAAAYLHQSLSTPCFDALVEADGIWLTDADGRRFMDFHGNNVHQVGYRHPRVIDAVKRQLDTLPFSPRRFTNATAVELAERLCALAPDPLGKVLLAPGGTLAIGMALKLARLATGRHKTVSMWDAFHGASLDAISIGGEAIFRRDMGPLMPGAEHVPPCDPHACRFRCGGICDASCADYVDYVLGREQDVAAVVVETVRCTDVQIPPESYYRRLRAACDRHGALLILDEVPIGLGRTGTMFAFERYGIVPDMVVLGKGLGGAVFPMAALIARRDLDLAGDRALGHYTHEKSSVGCAAALATLDVIEDERLLERARSLGARAMERLRALESRHRLVGEVRGVGLLLGVELVRPDGSPARDEAERVMYGCLARGLSFKIGQGNVVTLSPPLVIGEGDLDRALDILETVIGEVESAATA
- a CDS encoding helix-turn-helix domain-containing protein: MIQHRPSPPARRGRTPSETSTGAAQVQSLTRGLSILECLARAEGGLTLTDIAHRVTLPPSTTHRLLSTLERGGYVYQAGDLGLWYVGLHAFTVGSSFLASRDWVAQSHPYMRRLMEQSGETANLAILDGTEAVFIDQVQCRETMRTIVRLGSRVPLHASGVGKAIFAALPDEQIEAILKVKGLQRITENTITVPETMWASLRVIRQRGFSFDDEEHLIGTRCVASPIYDEHAEALGAISLAGPVSRLPDARIRHLGPVVAHIAEDITRTLGGKWPHPH